A window of the Diabrotica undecimpunctata isolate CICGRU chromosome 1, icDiaUnde3, whole genome shotgun sequence genome harbors these coding sequences:
- the LOC140433683 gene encoding uncharacterized protein, with translation MAFWRPFECDTNENTSDNPTEDLDLTPINWEFVNKDLHIQAQRIILNIYSCLRSENSTLSENNIVLRICELTKLARTTVLRVIAAGDVSDHSVKRQTVGQNLKKIDKATKDVICRYVYEFYQDNKVPTLEMLQDKLKIYPDYAYKSLDTLRRVLIECGFSYKKLDKRMVIMESTRIVIQRQHYLRKIKEYRDDNRDIMYRDETWFDTHGVVQYRWMDDSKKCYLSTPCSRGKRIIILHAGTKSGFVPNVLLLSAKNIKQSSADYHEDMTAELFEKWATEQLLPNIKTNSVIVMDNASYHSRLYTKIPNTSSKKGDIIEFMENKAMATPSKCTKKELLQLIKQQNFQKEYVIDKLFERQGHTVLRLPPYHCVFNSIEMIWADVKKELRKMNQSPQLSDVVVQNIRTVIKELNKTDIWKNCVAHVQV, from the exons ATGGCTTTTTGGcgaccatttgaatgtgataccAACGAGAATACTAGCGACAATCCAACGGAGGATTTAG atCTAACACCAAtaaattgggaatttgtaaataAGGATTTACATATTCAAGCGCAAAGGATTATTCTAAATATATATTCCTGTTTAAGAAGCGAAAATAGTACACTTTCGGAAAATAATATTGTGTTAAGGATATGTGAACTTACCAAACTTGCGCGTACGACAGTTTTACGTGTTATTGCAGCTGGCGATGTAAGTGATCATTCTGTTAAACGTCAAACAGTTGGACAAAACCTTAAAAAGATTGATAAGGCCACTAAAGACGTTATTTGTCGCTATGTATACGAATTTTATCAGGACAACAAAGTTCCAACGTTGGAAATGCTTCAGGACAAGTTGAAAATATATCCCGATTATGCATATAAATCCCTTGATACATTGAGGCGTGTTTTAATAGAATGCggatttagttataaaaaattagacaAGAGAATGGTAATTATGGAATCTACAAGGATTGTGATACAGAGGCAACATTATTTACGTAAAATAAAGGAATATCGAGATGACAATAGAGACATTATGTATCGTGATGAAACGTGGTTTGACACCCATGGTGTAGTTCAATATCGCTGGATGGATGATAGCAAAAAGTGCTACTTGAGTACTCCTTGTTCGAGAGGAAAAAGAATTATAATTCTACATGCTGGAACTAAGAGCGGGTTTGTACCTAATGTCTTGTTATTATCGGCCAAAAACATTAAACAGTCATCAGctgattatcatgaggatatgacGGCTGAACTTTTCGAAAAATGGGCAACGGAACAGCTTTTACCGAATATTAAAACAAATtccgtgatagtaatggacaatgcgtcATACCATTCTAGACTCTACACCAAAATTCCAAATACTAGCTCCAAGAAGGGAGATATCATAGAATTTATGGAGAACAAAGCCATGGCAACACCTAGTAAATGCACCAAAAAGGAATTGTTGCAATTAATTAagcaacaaaattttcaaaaagaaTATGTAATAGATAAACTCTTTGAACGCCAAGGGCATACGGTTTTACGGCTCCCTCCATATCATTGTGTTTTCAACTCAATTGAAATGATATGGGCCGATGTAAAAAAGGAATTGCGGAAAATGAATCAATCTCCCCAATTAAGTGACGTTGTTGTCCAAAATATAAGAACAGTGATCAAAGAACTTAACAAAACTGACATTTGGAAAAATTGTGTAGCTCATGTTCAAGTATAA